One window of Elusimicrobiota bacterium genomic DNA carries:
- a CDS encoding 4Fe-4S single cluster domain-containing protein has translation MTLRIAGLAKESYVDGPGIRCTVFLQGCQRHCPGCHNPSTHDPAGGAAAAVESLVRDILSLRGLDGVTLSGGEPFLQPVAAAALAARLKAAGLHLVGYTGFLFEELRAGGEETNRLLGELDVLVDGPFIAAERDPGLAFRGSRNQRVIDVPASLSAGQVMLVKEGW, from the coding sequence GTGACCCTGCGCATCGCCGGGCTGGCGAAGGAAAGCTACGTGGATGGCCCGGGCATCCGCTGCACGGTCTTTCTGCAAGGCTGCCAAAGACACTGCCCGGGCTGCCACAACCCATCGACCCATGATCCCGCGGGCGGCGCAGCGGCCGCTGTCGAAAGCCTGGTCCGGGATATCCTTTCCCTCCGCGGCCTGGACGGCGTCACGCTTTCCGGGGGCGAGCCGTTCCTGCAGCCCGTCGCCGCGGCCGCTCTCGCCGCGCGGCTCAAGGCCGCTGGTCTGCACCTGGTCGGCTACACCGGTTTTCTCTTCGAGGAATTGCGCGCCGGCGGCGAGGAGACGAACCGCCTTCTGGGCGAGCTGGACGTGCTCGTGGATGGTCCTTTCATCGCGGCCGAGCGCGACCCCGGGCTGGCCTTCCGAGGCTCGCGCAATCAGCGCGTCATCGACGTACCCGCTAGCCTG